Proteins found in one Bremerella volcania genomic segment:
- a CDS encoding M48 family metalloprotease: protein MADFFTSSPIANAPWNWGSFLWFSLLIPVAAVVAYPLLAEALFSLSKLSRLQKRKLQRALPCIDDQLAEKLRVWATGGRVCNAAVMGCVPGFSFVLVSDALLSRLSPRYAAAIVAHEIGHLRLWHVPIRLSIVFAGGILGMTLVHLGEQLSQWQMLTQSIVIVGTIAYMTLMLHFVAPLLEFQADAFAVNLLSKSDHSRRRSARVLIRALSQLTLLSGMEPNQSTWLYPSFEQRRRVILSLHSTTRLHAYLRWFLAAVFLSQITLIICCLLLLIG from the coding sequence TTGGCTGATTTTTTCACTTCATCTCCGATTGCAAACGCCCCGTGGAACTGGGGATCGTTTCTGTGGTTCTCGCTGCTGATCCCAGTTGCGGCGGTCGTTGCGTACCCGCTGTTAGCCGAGGCGCTGTTTTCGCTTAGCAAGCTTTCGCGTCTGCAGAAGCGTAAACTCCAGCGCGCGCTTCCATGTATCGACGATCAATTGGCTGAAAAGCTGCGTGTCTGGGCAACGGGCGGTCGCGTTTGCAACGCAGCCGTCATGGGGTGTGTTCCCGGCTTTTCATTCGTGTTGGTAAGTGATGCGTTGCTCAGCCGTTTATCGCCTCGGTATGCGGCGGCCATCGTCGCGCACGAGATCGGGCATCTTCGTCTGTGGCATGTTCCCATCCGACTGAGCATTGTGTTTGCCGGCGGGATCCTGGGGATGACGCTCGTACATTTGGGCGAGCAGCTAAGCCAGTGGCAGATGCTGACGCAAAGCATCGTCATAGTGGGAACGATCGCCTACATGACGTTGATGCTTCATTTTGTCGCCCCTCTCTTGGAATTCCAGGCAGACGCGTTCGCGGTAAATCTACTCAGTAAAAGCGATCACAGCCGACGGCGCAGTGCCCGGGTGCTGATCCGGGCCTTGTCACAACTCACGCTTCTATCGGGAATGGAACCTAATCAAAGTACTTGGCTGTATCCCAGCTTCGAGCAGCGACGCCGTGTGATCCTCAGCCTGCATTCCACCACTCGCTTGCACGCTTACCTACGGTGGTTCCTCGCCGCCGTATTTCTTAGCCAGATTACTCTGATTATCTGCTGTCTATTGCTTCTTATCGGTTAA
- a CDS encoding serine integrase family protein yields the protein MKKKQPYSGILKPPLSPQGLASNYFHHLPDLLDELPRNASDFTLAFYSRVSGRTQHKRRTYEGQEMQFHTAMEKQTISESRVFREVGSGWDLTVEARSQLIKAAMFVAEHEGIVVAANSQRFLRNEFYTPSEITRLPTVEEYEKLLQIIETFAPGVRLATLEAPDLCPYKVRSIEIKWGQKRTGRKGGRPRKKRSNPTKPRYEVVAPMIKKYFRLGYSCRKIAELLEPICEEYDFRPPHPSTINRWKRRDPT from the coding sequence GTGAAAAAGAAGCAACCATACTCTGGCATCCTGAAGCCACCATTATCACCTCAAGGATTGGCGAGCAATTACTTTCACCACCTCCCCGATTTGCTTGACGAACTTCCGAGGAACGCCTCCGATTTCACGCTAGCTTTTTATTCGAGAGTGTCGGGGCGAACGCAGCATAAGAGAAGAACTTACGAAGGCCAAGAGATGCAGTTCCACACGGCAATGGAGAAGCAAACAATCTCGGAGTCTAGAGTTTTCCGAGAAGTCGGCTCAGGGTGGGATTTGACTGTCGAGGCACGAAGCCAACTTATCAAAGCGGCGATGTTCGTAGCTGAACACGAGGGAATCGTAGTAGCCGCAAATTCACAAAGGTTTCTCCGGAACGAGTTCTACACCCCCTCTGAGATCACGAGACTGCCAACAGTGGAGGAATACGAAAAGCTGCTCCAGATTATTGAAACATTCGCTCCAGGCGTTCGCTTGGCAACTTTGGAAGCCCCTGATCTTTGTCCGTACAAAGTGCGAAGTATTGAAATCAAATGGGGGCAAAAAAGAACTGGTAGAAAGGGGGGCCGGCCAAGAAAGAAACGTTCCAACCCCACGAAGCCACGTTACGAGGTGGTAGCTCCGATGATTAAGAAATATTTTCGATTGGGATATTCCTGTAGGAAAATTGCGGAACTGCTTGAACCTATCTGTGAGGAATACGACTTCAGGCCTCCGCACCCATCAACCATAAATCGTTGGAAAAGAAGGGATCCAACTTGA
- a CDS encoding PAS domain S-box protein, whose translation MNLLRKYFLLGAIPALIAVGLSTILDYQITQRLLREQIDQTLEAKLDAKRNEVRFFLDKHFSLLETLAATPLVKDGTVSEIIAFLRIQELAARQRIEGLYYDELDGTVHGTDGVTFNVFDREYFGEVLKGNKVTTRILQSRGSGQDILLLVAPVHTEDGTLKGAIGLTILDSQLIAFVRSMEVNRGGFLALIDDSDRMIAASSKAEFVRKENIYATNTTLTDDTGTRFLVSATRVPDTSWDLIVAIPEIEVQGVYNRMAWSKVTAVACGITAAVILALFFSERTIRPLQQIIQTFRQYARGDQSARFSSKARGEFAILAESFNNMADELDAARVQQEEHVRRIESSEDRFRRLFDGAADAIFLRDLNGIIIDANQEACRSLGYERDELKGLSVSRIDTDWNLEDGHRLWNQLARDGGRYHPLIERIHRRKDGSTFPVEIRLTLIEREGETVVMSAARDATLRKAAEKQTKQAKEFAEKVINASPGVIYIFDLATQSIVFINQNIEKELGHTKEYLEDLGARFYTEIVHPDDVSRVRLASTRWYESGEPEIHVDTFRLRHANGQWAWFEFHRVIFQRDANGHPTQILGVATNTTDRVLAQQQLVWEKALLDQVMETSIAAIMVVDTVGNIQFLNPALEKTLRVGREYVQGQNISAFPWEIYDMAGKPLAAENRPFALVKSTLKPVNDIRYRIQFGPDDYVMVSANGAPLFDENGEFAGAVFALADITERIESEKVRESLIRSLEATNTELKQFTYTVSHDLKSPLITIKGFLGILTEDIESQDKSAIEEDLSIIGSAADGMKQLLDDLLELSRIGRNVKSRTMISLNEVISEAITLLAGQIESQNAEVRSDIDDVHLYGDAVQIRQLMQNLIDNGIKHNRKPHPKVTITAHEEDDFVLIEVIDNGPGVAIEYQERIFQLFDKLDPDSEGTGIGLAIVKRIVDFHGGTIELQSDGEGNGCTFRLKLPAVMPTHEGPYDLPDRSESTLS comes from the coding sequence GTGAATCTACTTCGTAAATACTTCCTGCTCGGCGCAATCCCGGCGCTGATCGCGGTGGGGCTTTCGACCATCCTCGATTATCAGATCACGCAGCGGTTGCTGCGCGAACAGATCGATCAAACCCTGGAAGCCAAGCTGGACGCCAAGCGAAACGAAGTCCGCTTCTTTCTGGATAAACACTTTTCGCTGTTGGAAACCCTGGCAGCGACTCCGCTGGTGAAAGATGGAACGGTTTCCGAAATCATTGCTTTTCTAAGGATTCAGGAACTTGCCGCGCGCCAGCGTATTGAAGGGCTTTACTACGACGAGTTGGACGGAACGGTTCACGGCACCGATGGTGTCACGTTTAATGTCTTTGATCGCGAGTACTTTGGAGAAGTCCTCAAAGGGAACAAGGTCACCACGCGCATCCTGCAAAGCCGCGGTTCCGGGCAAGACATTCTTCTACTCGTCGCTCCGGTCCATACCGAAGACGGAACGCTTAAAGGAGCGATCGGGCTAACCATTCTCGATAGTCAATTGATCGCGTTTGTACGCAGCATGGAAGTCAATCGCGGCGGCTTCCTTGCACTCATAGACGACTCGGATCGCATGATCGCGGCATCCAGCAAGGCGGAATTCGTACGCAAAGAAAACATCTACGCCACCAATACAACCCTCACCGACGACACAGGCACCCGCTTTCTGGTTTCCGCAACGCGGGTACCTGATACTTCCTGGGACCTTATCGTTGCGATCCCCGAAATTGAAGTGCAAGGGGTCTACAATCGGATGGCGTGGTCGAAAGTCACCGCGGTGGCATGTGGAATTACGGCCGCCGTGATCTTGGCCCTTTTCTTCAGCGAACGAACCATTCGGCCGCTACAACAAATCATTCAAACGTTTCGCCAATACGCGCGGGGTGATCAATCGGCTCGATTTTCCTCGAAGGCTCGCGGCGAATTCGCCATTCTGGCGGAGTCGTTTAACAACATGGCCGACGAACTCGATGCGGCACGCGTCCAGCAGGAGGAACATGTTCGGCGAATCGAGTCGAGCGAAGATCGCTTCCGGCGTCTTTTTGATGGTGCCGCCGACGCGATCTTCCTACGTGATCTCAATGGCATCATCATCGATGCCAACCAGGAGGCGTGCCGCAGCCTGGGCTACGAGCGAGACGAATTGAAAGGGCTGTCCGTTTCTCGAATCGATACCGACTGGAACCTGGAAGATGGCCACCGATTGTGGAATCAACTGGCTCGTGACGGTGGTCGATATCATCCTCTGATCGAGCGAATACATCGCCGGAAAGACGGTAGCACGTTTCCGGTGGAAATACGATTGACCTTGATTGAACGTGAAGGCGAAACCGTGGTCATGTCCGCCGCACGCGATGCGACGCTAAGAAAAGCGGCGGAGAAGCAGACGAAGCAGGCCAAGGAATTTGCCGAAAAGGTGATCAATGCGTCTCCCGGCGTGATCTACATTTTTGATCTCGCGACTCAATCAATCGTCTTCATCAATCAAAACATTGAGAAAGAACTCGGACACACCAAGGAATACCTGGAAGACCTGGGGGCGCGTTTCTATACCGAAATCGTCCACCCCGACGACGTCTCTCGCGTCCGTCTTGCATCGACCCGATGGTACGAATCAGGCGAGCCTGAAATCCACGTTGACACCTTCCGCTTGAGGCATGCCAATGGTCAATGGGCGTGGTTCGAGTTTCATCGGGTAATATTTCAAAGAGATGCCAACGGGCACCCCACACAGATCCTGGGCGTTGCCACCAATACGACCGATCGAGTTTTGGCTCAACAGCAACTCGTTTGGGAAAAGGCCCTTCTGGACCAGGTGATGGAAACCAGTATTGCGGCAATCATGGTGGTCGACACCGTCGGCAACATTCAGTTTCTCAATCCCGCGTTGGAAAAGACGCTGCGCGTTGGTCGCGAATACGTTCAGGGCCAGAATATCTCCGCGTTCCCTTGGGAAATCTACGACATGGCAGGCAAGCCGCTCGCCGCCGAGAATCGTCCATTCGCGCTGGTCAAGAGCACGCTGAAACCTGTCAACGACATACGCTATCGAATTCAGTTTGGTCCAGACGACTACGTCATGGTATCGGCCAACGGCGCCCCACTGTTTGACGAAAATGGCGAGTTTGCCGGAGCCGTCTTCGCGCTGGCGGATATCACCGAACGCATCGAGTCGGAAAAAGTTCGTGAATCGTTGATCCGCAGTCTCGAAGCCACCAATACCGAGTTGAAGCAATTCACCTACACGGTTTCCCACGACCTGAAATCACCGTTGATTACCATCAAAGGTTTCCTCGGCATTCTGACGGAAGATATCGAAAGCCAGGACAAGTCAGCCATCGAAGAAGACCTTTCCATCATCGGCTCGGCAGCCGACGGCATGAAGCAACTTCTGGACGACCTCTTGGAACTGTCGCGCATCGGACGCAATGTCAAATCTCGCACGATGATCTCGCTTAACGAAGTGATCTCGGAAGCCATCACTTTGCTCGCGGGACAGATCGAAAGCCAGAATGCTGAAGTAAGAAGCGACATCGATGACGTGCACCTCTATGGCGATGCGGTTCAGATTCGGCAACTGATGCAGAACCTGATCGATAATGGAATTAAACACAATCGCAAACCCCACCCCAAGGTCACCATAACAGCCCACGAAGAAGACGACTTCGTTCTCATCGAAGTCATTGACAATGGGCCTGGAGTTGCCATTGAGTACCAGGAGCGTATCTTTCAGCTGTTTGACAAACTTGATCCTGATTCGGAAGGAACCGGGATCGGCCTGGCTATTGTCAAAAGAATCGTCGACTTCCACGGCGGCACAATCGAACTTCAGTCCGATGGAGAAGGCAACGGGTGCACGTTCCGATTAAAGCTGCCGGCGGTCATGCCGACTCACGAAGGCCCCTACGACCTGCCTGACCGAAGCGAGTCGACTTTGTCTTAG
- a CDS encoding endonuclease/exonuclease/phosphatase family protein, producing MTTTSTSGPLTRRDLLKHAAVGSFALAASHVQSVLAADEKSQPLRVIAYNVYNCTGWPKDRALANKATALGQMPDRFANELALYAPDIINFSESPSEEVAKEIAQGLGMNYVRFPSGGNWPGTLLSRFEIVDPRNVPLVEGERPQDLFTRHWGQATVKLPGGESLVVHSAHLHPSPEPDTRLREIPLMLRSMQKDLDAGRSMLLIGDLNHTPDTKEYKLWIEAGWTDTFTKAGQGNGLTIKADTPERRIDYVMAAGPIAKNIVESRPLFEGAFRTNPTDPESFALSDHLPQLAVFK from the coding sequence ATGACCACAACTTCCACGAGCGGCCCTCTAACCCGAAGAGACCTGCTGAAACACGCGGCGGTCGGTAGCTTTGCCCTCGCAGCGAGCCACGTACAAAGCGTGCTCGCCGCCGATGAAAAGAGCCAGCCACTGCGAGTGATCGCCTACAACGTCTATAACTGCACCGGTTGGCCCAAGGACCGAGCCCTAGCGAACAAGGCGACGGCCCTGGGCCAAATGCCTGACCGCTTTGCTAACGAACTTGCCCTCTACGCGCCTGACATCATTAACTTCTCCGAGTCGCCCAGCGAAGAAGTGGCGAAGGAGATCGCTCAGGGGCTCGGCATGAACTACGTCCGCTTCCCGAGTGGGGGCAACTGGCCTGGCACGCTTCTAAGCCGATTCGAAATCGTCGATCCGCGGAACGTGCCTCTTGTTGAAGGCGAGCGTCCCCAAGACCTTTTCACTCGACACTGGGGGCAGGCCACCGTGAAGTTGCCAGGCGGTGAGTCGCTCGTCGTCCACTCCGCTCATCTGCATCCCAGCCCAGAGCCAGACACCCGGCTACGAGAGATTCCCCTCATGCTGCGGTCCATGCAGAAAGACCTCGACGCAGGCCGCTCCATGCTTCTGATCGGTGACCTCAATCACACTCCCGATACGAAGGAGTACAAGCTCTGGATCGAGGCGGGTTGGACCGACACGTTCACCAAGGCCGGCCAAGGCAATGGACTAACAATCAAAGCCGACACACCAGAACGGCGTATCGACTACGTGATGGCCGCTGGCCCGATTGCCAAGAACATCGTGGAGTCGAGACCATTGTTCGAGGGAGCATTTCGCACAAACCCCACCGACCCAGAGTCATTCGCCTTGAGCGACCACCTACCACAACTGGCCGTATTTAAGTAA
- the serC gene encoding 3-phosphoserine/phosphohydroxythreonine transaminase, which translates to MPERVFNFSAGPAVMPLPVLEEAQRDLVALPGVGSSVMELSHRGKTYMDIHADAKARLVSLLNVPDTHEVLFLQGGSRLQFSMIPMNLLKGTDKTADYVLTGSWGKKALEEAVKEGKTNVAWDGKPSNYNNLPSQSDLKLTSDAAYVHITSNETIQGVQFQSEPEVGNVPLVSDLSSDFLSRPVDVSKYGIIYACAQKNAGPAGVTVVIIRKDLMAHASSDLPGYMVYRNHAENDSMWNTPPTFGIYLLGLVCKWLQEEFGSLEKIQAQNEAKAQLLYDAIDQSGGFYTGHAVPEVRSKMNVTFKLGDDQSDKKFLAAANEIGLTQLGGHRSVGGVRASIYNAMPVEGVEKLRDFMLEFKK; encoded by the coding sequence ATGCCAGAACGCGTATTCAATTTCTCTGCCGGTCCTGCCGTTATGCCCCTTCCTGTGCTTGAAGAAGCCCAGCGCGACTTGGTCGCTTTGCCAGGCGTCGGTAGTTCCGTCATGGAACTGAGCCATCGTGGCAAGACCTACATGGATATCCACGCGGACGCGAAGGCACGGCTCGTATCGCTGCTGAACGTTCCCGACACGCACGAGGTCCTTTTCCTGCAAGGCGGGTCGCGGCTGCAGTTCTCGATGATCCCGATGAACCTGCTCAAAGGAACCGACAAGACGGCCGACTACGTCCTGACGGGTAGTTGGGGTAAGAAGGCGTTGGAAGAAGCCGTCAAAGAAGGCAAGACCAACGTCGCCTGGGACGGCAAACCGAGTAATTACAACAACCTTCCCAGCCAAAGCGATCTGAAGCTCACCTCGGACGCCGCTTACGTGCACATCACCTCGAATGAAACCATTCAAGGCGTTCAATTCCAGAGCGAACCTGAAGTGGGCAACGTGCCGCTGGTTTCGGACCTTTCGTCCGACTTCCTGAGCCGTCCGGTCGACGTCTCGAAGTATGGCATCATCTATGCTTGTGCCCAGAAGAATGCCGGACCGGCGGGCGTGACCGTCGTGATCATTCGCAAAGACCTGATGGCACACGCCAGCAGCGACCTGCCAGGCTACATGGTTTATCGTAACCACGCCGAGAACGATTCGATGTGGAACACGCCGCCAACGTTCGGCATCTACCTGCTGGGCCTGGTCTGCAAGTGGCTGCAGGAAGAATTCGGCAGCCTGGAAAAGATCCAGGCTCAAAACGAAGCCAAGGCCCAACTGTTGTACGATGCCATCGATCAGTCGGGCGGCTTCTACACCGGTCACGCCGTGCCGGAAGTTCGCTCGAAAATGAACGTGACCTTCAAACTGGGTGACGACCAGTCGGATAAGAAGTTCCTCGCCGCGGCCAACGAAATTGGGCTGACCCAACTGGGCGGTCATCGCAGTGTTGGTGGCGTGCGTGCTTCGATCTACAACGCGATGCCTGTCGAAGGCGTCGAAAAGCTTCGCGACTTCATGCTTGAGTTCAAGAAGTAA
- a CDS encoding DegT/DnrJ/EryC1/StrS family aminotransferase produces MRARKLFDIGWYDLVYGLTLCAWPQGDLVACDRWREQNTIPSLSVRSGFDLLLQALNLPEGSEIVTTAVTIPDMLTIIRQHQLVPVGIDLNLATLQPCLDQLASSITPRTRMILVAPLFGAQIDLRPLHEIARKHQLLVVEDCAQAFAGSGYLGSELADVNLLSFGPIKTATALGGGLIRVRDAGLLETVHQIQNGYRLQSRCSYALRLMKYSVMKLLTQRHLFDLFLGLNRLMGRDADQAIQSLTRNFQGKDLFNKIRLQPSRSLVAMIARRWNGYGEQRLKRRTSLGGLLASEVDPLAKVAGIAAENSTWWVFPMITEDPATIVRLLRQSGFDATTCHNLCVLKSPTGISAEMQRLMHGCVFLPMYPELSDSEVRRMGFVIKDVLES; encoded by the coding sequence GTGCGTGCTCGCAAGTTGTTTGACATTGGCTGGTACGATCTGGTCTACGGCTTGACGTTATGTGCCTGGCCGCAGGGCGATCTTGTGGCATGCGATCGCTGGCGCGAGCAGAATACGATTCCATCTCTTTCCGTTCGCAGCGGGTTTGACCTCCTTCTGCAGGCGCTGAATTTGCCCGAGGGAAGTGAGATCGTAACCACCGCCGTAACGATTCCCGATATGCTGACGATCATTCGCCAGCACCAACTCGTTCCCGTCGGAATCGATCTGAATCTGGCGACGCTGCAGCCATGTCTCGACCAACTCGCGTCGAGCATCACTCCGCGGACGAGGATGATCCTGGTCGCTCCCTTGTTTGGTGCCCAGATCGATCTTCGTCCTCTTCACGAAATTGCCCGGAAGCACCAACTGCTTGTGGTGGAAGACTGCGCCCAGGCCTTCGCGGGCTCCGGCTATCTGGGCAGCGAACTGGCCGATGTAAACCTTCTCAGCTTCGGTCCCATCAAGACAGCCACGGCCCTCGGCGGAGGCTTGATTCGCGTACGTGATGCGGGTCTTCTGGAAACAGTTCACCAGATTCAAAATGGATATCGGCTCCAATCGAGATGCTCCTATGCACTGCGACTTATGAAGTACAGTGTCATGAAACTTCTAACCCAGCGTCACTTGTTCGATCTCTTCCTGGGCCTGAACCGCCTGATGGGTCGTGACGCCGATCAGGCCATCCAATCCCTCACGCGAAACTTCCAAGGGAAAGATCTATTCAACAAGATTCGTTTGCAGCCATCGCGCTCATTGGTGGCAATGATTGCACGGCGTTGGAATGGTTATGGCGAACAGCGTCTCAAACGTCGAACCTCGCTAGGCGGATTACTCGCAAGCGAGGTCGACCCCCTGGCGAAAGTTGCTGGCATCGCCGCCGAGAACTCCACGTGGTGGGTCTTTCCGATGATCACGGAAGATCCCGCAACGATCGTTCGCTTACTACGTCAATCAGGCTTCGATGCGACGACCTGCCATAATCTTTGTGTGTTGAAATCCCCGACGGGCATCTCAGCCGAAATGCAGCGATTGATGCACGGCTGCGTCTTCTTGCCCATGTATCCAGAGCTATCCGATTCCGAAGTCAGGCGAATGGGCTTCGTGATTAAGGATGTACTGGAATCGTGA
- the serA gene encoding phosphoglycerate dehydrogenase — MPKVIVLDTLAQEGLDLLDQAPGIEYEVRTGLKGEELRSALNEFDGAICRSGVKITAESLEGNTNLKVIARAGVGTDNIDSKAAARHGIVVMNTPTGNTISTAEHAFCLMMALSRNVPAAHQSLVEGRWDRKKYMGTQLADKTLGVVGLGRIGMEVAKRALAFEMRVIAYDPFVSPERAAELGIELSETVPGMLPHVDYLTVHTPLTPETKDMINAESIKTLKSGARLINCARGGIYNEEALVEGLKSGHLGGVALDVYAEEPCTDSPLFGMENVVATPHLGASTEEAQTQVAVEAVQLVVNYLTTGEIRHAVNVAPLDPKTLESIRGYLDVAYRLGLVAAQVHSGGVKSVKLTYRGEVSSKNTKLLTASFCAGFLAKALEDEPNIINSEMLLLDRGVDLSTETSTELGSFASSITATIEEGGKSHQVGGTLFGSNMPRLILLDGQRLEAYLDGTLFVFAHNDVPGIIGKVGTIFGNHQVNIAQMAVGRSSTTPGSAVGVLNLDGLPGEEAVKEVMTSDNITSCKVIELPAAGEMPSWMR, encoded by the coding sequence ATGCCTAAAGTCATTGTTTTGGATACGCTCGCTCAGGAAGGTCTCGACCTGTTGGATCAGGCCCCTGGGATTGAATACGAAGTTCGCACCGGCCTCAAAGGTGAAGAACTACGAAGTGCCCTCAACGAGTTCGATGGGGCTATCTGCCGCAGCGGCGTCAAGATCACCGCCGAGTCTCTCGAAGGCAACACCAACTTGAAGGTGATCGCTCGAGCCGGTGTCGGTACCGATAACATCGACTCCAAGGCGGCAGCTCGGCATGGCATCGTGGTGATGAATACCCCCACCGGGAACACCATCAGTACCGCCGAACATGCTTTCTGCTTGATGATGGCGCTCTCGCGAAACGTGCCGGCCGCCCACCAAAGCCTGGTCGAAGGCCGCTGGGATCGCAAGAAGTACATGGGTACGCAGTTGGCCGACAAAACCCTTGGCGTCGTCGGCCTGGGCCGCATCGGCATGGAAGTCGCCAAGCGTGCATTGGCCTTCGAGATGCGAGTGATCGCTTACGATCCGTTCGTCAGCCCGGAACGAGCCGCCGAATTGGGAATCGAGCTTTCCGAAACCGTTCCCGGCATGCTCCCTCACGTCGATTACCTGACGGTGCACACCCCGCTGACCCCAGAAACCAAGGACATGATCAACGCCGAGTCGATCAAAACCTTGAAGTCAGGTGCTCGCCTGATCAACTGTGCTCGCGGTGGTATCTACAACGAAGAAGCACTGGTCGAAGGTCTGAAATCGGGTCACCTGGGCGGTGTCGCTTTGGACGTTTACGCCGAAGAGCCTTGCACCGACAGCCCACTGTTTGGCATGGAAAACGTCGTCGCCACGCCGCACCTGGGTGCAAGTACCGAAGAAGCTCAAACACAAGTCGCCGTTGAAGCGGTTCAGTTGGTGGTCAATTACCTGACGACCGGCGAGATTCGCCATGCGGTGAACGTGGCTCCGCTGGACCCCAAAACGCTGGAAAGCATTCGAGGTTATCTGGACGTGGCTTATCGCCTGGGTCTGGTTGCCGCTCAAGTACATTCGGGTGGCGTGAAATCGGTGAAGCTGACCTATCGCGGTGAAGTCAGCAGCAAGAACACGAAGCTGTTGACCGCTTCGTTCTGTGCCGGCTTCCTGGCCAAGGCCCTGGAAGACGAACCGAACATCATCAATTCCGAAATGTTGCTGCTCGACCGTGGCGTCGACCTTTCGACCGAAACCAGCACCGAACTGGGCAGCTTCGCGAGCAGCATCACCGCAACGATCGAAGAAGGTGGCAAGTCGCACCAGGTTGGCGGCACGCTGTTTGGCAGCAACATGCCTCGCTTGATCTTGCTGGATGGTCAGCGTCTGGAAGCCTACCTCGACGGTACCCTATTCGTCTTCGCCCACAACGATGTCCCTGGCATCATCGGCAAGGTCGGAACGATCTTCGGTAACCACCAGGTCAACATCGCTCAAATGGCCGTCGGTCGATCGAGCACCACGCCAGGTAGTGCCGTGGGTGTATTGAACCTGGACGGTCTGCCTGGCGAAGAGGCCGTTAAGGAGGTCATGACCAGCGACAACATCACTTCCTGCAAGGTGATCGAGCTTCCCGCCGCCGGCGAGATGCCAAGCTGGATGCGATAA
- a CDS encoding glycerophosphodiester phosphodiesterase: protein MRTFVYLSFVAACWASAVETGEAQMIVAHRGASFDAPENTLAAFQEAWKQKADAIEGDFYLTKDGHIVCMHDKTTERTTAGTAKLNPAESTLEQLRDLDVGSWKHEKYAGERIPLLEEVLATVPQTGKILVEIKCGPEIIEPLRVVLEKSTLRPEQIVIICFDEGVVKQAREKMPQFKANWLTSYKQNESTGKWSPDLGKVLESLGKTGATGLGTQGRDEVVTAEFVREIRKAGIECHVWTINEPSQAKRYAELGFDSITTDKPAEIRKALFGGTP from the coding sequence ATGCGAACGTTCGTTTATTTGTCGTTTGTGGCGGCATGTTGGGCAAGTGCTGTGGAAACAGGGGAAGCGCAGATGATTGTGGCGCATCGAGGGGCTTCGTTCGACGCACCGGAGAACACGCTGGCCGCATTTCAGGAGGCCTGGAAGCAGAAAGCTGATGCGATCGAAGGGGACTTCTACCTCACCAAGGACGGCCATATTGTGTGCATGCACGACAAGACCACCGAGCGAACCACAGCCGGAACGGCCAAGCTGAATCCAGCGGAGTCGACTCTGGAGCAGTTACGAGATCTCGACGTGGGTTCGTGGAAGCATGAAAAGTACGCCGGCGAACGCATTCCTCTTTTGGAAGAAGTATTGGCAACCGTCCCGCAAACGGGAAAGATTCTGGTCGAGATCAAATGCGGTCCTGAGATTATCGAGCCGCTGCGAGTGGTGCTGGAGAAGTCGACGTTGCGTCCAGAACAAATCGTAATCATTTGTTTTGACGAAGGGGTCGTGAAGCAGGCTCGCGAAAAAATGCCGCAGTTCAAAGCGAATTGGTTAACGAGTTACAAGCAGAATGAATCAACCGGGAAGTGGTCGCCGGATCTTGGCAAAGTCTTGGAGTCTCTTGGTAAGACGGGAGCGACTGGCCTGGGCACTCAAGGACGAGACGAAGTTGTGACTGCCGAGTTCGTTCGCGAGATTCGCAAGGCGGGCATCGAGTGCCATGTGTGGACGATTAACGAACCTTCCCAGGCAAAACGCTACGCCGAGCTCGGCTTCGATTCGATCACGACCGACAAACCGGCCGAGATTCGCAAAGCTCTTTTCGGTGGCACGCCGTGA